In one Lycium barbarum isolate Lr01 chromosome 7, ASM1917538v2, whole genome shotgun sequence genomic region, the following are encoded:
- the LOC132603228 gene encoding uncharacterized protein LOC132603228 isoform X2, with translation MEIVTKKESGSSSNSKAIPDSVMEAVKRTSKNIDDLSNNLDEFLSLYGADVFPELGPLQQAESLLLLAKATTTLFALRLRCKGVNPDEHPVKLEFERLSLYQEKLQYLMDLNKACLAEQRRSMREISKGEGTRIKYVERIAHKKRKYPEQRSVRTAAQEFLEKASRELLGENQSGFKGPLQLPEGDGEDLPMS, from the exons ATGGAAATAGTAACAAAGAAAGAGAGTGgtagtagtagtaatagtaaagcaATCCCAGATTCAGTAATGGAAGCAGTGAAAAGAACCTCAAAAAACATTGATGATTTAAGTAATAATTTAGATGAATTCTTGTCTCTTTATGGTGCTGATGTTTTCCCTGAACTGGGTCCTCTTCAACAGGCTGAATCTTTGCTTTTATTAGCTAAAGCCACAACAACTCTGTTTGCAT TGAGGCTTAGATGTAAAGGGGTGAATCCAGATGAACATCCTGTCAAATTAGAGTTT GAACGTCTGAGCTTGTACCAAGAGAAACTGCAGTACTTGATGGACCTGAATAAAG ccTGTCTTGCAGAGCAGAGGAGAAGCATGCGAGAAATCAGTAAAGGTGAGGGGACTAGGATTAAGTATGTTGAAAGAATTGCTCATAAGAAGAGGAAGTATCCTGAGCAGCGATCTGTTCGAACCGCTGCCCAAGAGTTTCTTGAGAAAGCATCCCGTGAGCTTCTTGGTGAGAACCAAAGTGGTTTTAAGGGACCTTTACAACTGCCTGAGGGTGATGGTGAAGATCTACCTATGAGCTGA
- the LOC132603228 gene encoding uncharacterized protein LOC132603228 isoform X1 produces MEIVTKKESGSSSNSKAIPDSVMEAVKRTSKNIDDLSNNLDEFLSLYGADVFPELGPLQQAESLLLLAKATTTLFALRLRCKGVNPDEHPVKLEFERLSLYQEKLQYLMDLNKAPLRPSATINPQAATRFIEHSLPDLTPEQRRSMREISKGEGTRIKYVERIAHKKRKYPEQRSVRTAAQEFLEKASRELLGENQSGFKGPLQLPEGDGEDLPMS; encoded by the exons ATGGAAATAGTAACAAAGAAAGAGAGTGgtagtagtagtaatagtaaagcaATCCCAGATTCAGTAATGGAAGCAGTGAAAAGAACCTCAAAAAACATTGATGATTTAAGTAATAATTTAGATGAATTCTTGTCTCTTTATGGTGCTGATGTTTTCCCTGAACTGGGTCCTCTTCAACAGGCTGAATCTTTGCTTTTATTAGCTAAAGCCACAACAACTCTGTTTGCAT TGAGGCTTAGATGTAAAGGGGTGAATCCAGATGAACATCCTGTCAAATTAGAGTTT GAACGTCTGAGCTTGTACCAAGAGAAACTGCAGTACTTGATGGACCTGAATAAAG CGCCATTGCGACCATCAGCTACGATAAATCCGCAAGCTGCAACACGATTTATCGAGCATTCGTTGCCTGATCTCACACCTG AGCAGAGGAGAAGCATGCGAGAAATCAGTAAAGGTGAGGGGACTAGGATTAAGTATGTTGAAAGAATTGCTCATAAGAAGAGGAAGTATCCTGAGCAGCGATCTGTTCGAACCGCTGCCCAAGAGTTTCTTGAGAAAGCATCCCGTGAGCTTCTTGGTGAGAACCAAAGTGGTTTTAAGGGACCTTTACAACTGCCTGAGGGTGATGGTGAAGATCTACCTATGAGCTGA